The genome window CCATTTTGATTGACCCAAATAACATCATGACGCGGACGTTGGTCTCCCAGCATACGCAATTTATGCGCAACCGACTCCTAGTGTGTATTGCGATCGTCTGGACTATGCTCGTCAGCGCACCGACCTATAGCGCAGACGCCGCGAGCGCTTCTGCAGTTAAACCGGAAGCCGATCAGTTGCTCAGACAAATGAGTGACTATTTGATTTCCCTTGATCAATTTAGTGTGCGAGCTGAAAACACAGAAGACGTGCTTCTCCCCTCAGGGCAGAAACTACAGATGGGCTATTTAGTTGAACTCTTTGTGCAACGTCCAGATAGACTTCGCGCCAATGTCAGAGGCGACAGAGACAACCAAGATCTCTTCTATGATGGCGAGACCATCACGCTCTTGGACACGGATCTCAACTACTATGCCACCATCGCAGCGCCCCCCGAGCTTGACGCGGCGCTCGATTATGCTATGGAAGCCTTTAACCTCAGGGCGCCCTTATCGGATCTCGTCTACACCAACGCCTATGCGGCATTGACGAAAAACACTGAATCCGGATTTTACGTCGGAATGAGCGAGATTCGAGGCATCGAATGTCATCATCTGGCATTTGTCCAACATGATATCGATTGGCAAGTATGGATTGAAAACAGCGAGACACCACTACCCAGAAAGCTCGTTATCACCGACAAATGGGTAACGGGTGCCCCGCAATTTGTGGCTATCCTGTCGGATTGGAATGTGTCTCCGCACTTGCAGGATAAGCTGTTTACCTTTGTCGAACCGGACAAGGGCGAAAAGATCGAGTTTTTGCCAGTCGATCAAACCCGGATGCCGTGAGCTATCACTGAGCCCCGCATCATGAAACGCATAAAGTCAAAACCATCAGTAGCCTTATCTTTCATGTCGGCGTTGCTGCCTGGGCTATTGATTGGACTTGTCGGACTTACGGGGAACGATGTCCTGGTGAAAGACGCCCAAGCCGTGGTGGGCCGCCCAGCCTCTCCGGGCAGTGTAGCGGGCATTCATCGCCGTGAGACCCGGCGAACCGTTCGCGCTACAAGCTATTATGGCGGCGCCACCGTCACAACGGGTTCGTCAGTATATACACTGCCCCCGGGTTGCGTCGCGGTGATCCATAACGCGGCAACATA of Gammaproteobacteria bacterium contains these proteins:
- a CDS encoding DUF2092 domain-containing protein, producing MTRTLVSQHTQFMRNRLLVCIAIVWTMLVSAPTYSADAASASAVKPEADQLLRQMSDYLISLDQFSVRAENTEDVLLPSGQKLQMGYLVELFVQRPDRLRANVRGDRDNQDLFYDGETITLLDTDLNYYATIAAPPELDAALDYAMEAFNLRAPLSDLVYTNAYAALTKNTESGFYVGMSEIRGIECHHLAFVQHDIDWQVWIENSETPLPRKLVITDKWVTGAPQFVAILSDWNVSPHLQDKLFTFVEPDKGEKIEFLPVDQTRMP